In the genome of Candidatus Krumholzibacteriia bacterium, one region contains:
- a CDS encoding GNAT family N-acetyltransferase codes for MPATTLRRHQTLEEIGEAAWEELLARAARASVFQTYAWNACWWAAKQNRRRRLVLLSAWENGELVALAPLFHQASALRRDLCFLGHGNSDYLDFVVAAGREDAAATLLAAAGSLEERWHRFHLLDLPAWSVVRQRLEAAGTPGSLLFRRGDDTACPGLVRLTGEKTFLLATQHKMLRNNSKILARAGRVETVHLSGAAAIQPHLEGFFATHVRRWSSTPYPSLFLDEENRRFYRCLVEHMPVERLLFTVVTLDGRPVAYHFGFVYGGILFFYKPTYDVESRRLSPGSTLLVELFKWCEARGLEEFDFTRGDEAFKERFANHVDHNASYVWYRSRSASWQDALAGRSLRAARRLLRRSR; via the coding sequence ATGCCCGCGACCACTTTGCGCCGTCACCAGACCCTGGAAGAGATCGGCGAGGCCGCCTGGGAAGAGCTGCTGGCCCGAGCTGCGCGAGCCTCGGTGTTCCAGACCTATGCTTGGAACGCCTGCTGGTGGGCGGCGAAGCAGAATCGCCGCCGGCGTCTGGTGTTGCTCTCGGCCTGGGAGAACGGCGAGTTGGTCGCTCTGGCGCCCCTTTTCCACCAGGCGTCGGCGCTCCGGAGGGATCTCTGCTTTCTAGGCCACGGGAACTCCGATTACCTCGATTTCGTCGTCGCCGCGGGTCGTGAGGACGCCGCTGCCACGCTCCTCGCCGCCGCCGGAAGCCTCGAGGAGCGCTGGCATCGCTTCCACCTCCTCGATCTTCCGGCATGGTCGGTGGTGCGCCAAAGACTGGAGGCAGCGGGCACCCCGGGTTCCCTGCTCTTCCGCCGCGGCGACGACACCGCCTGCCCCGGCCTCGTCCGCCTGACCGGCGAGAAGACCTTCCTCCTGGCGACGCAGCACAAGATGCTGCGCAACAACAGCAAGATCCTCGCTCGCGCCGGGCGGGTGGAGACCGTGCACCTCTCCGGCGCCGCGGCGATCCAGCCGCACCTGGAGGGTTTTTTCGCCACCCACGTCCGCCGCTGGTCCAGCACGCCATATCCCAGCTTGTTCCTCGACGAGGAGAATCGCCGTTTCTACCGCTGTCTCGTCGAGCACATGCCGGTGGAGCGGCTGCTGTTCACGGTGGTCACGCTGGACGGCCGCCCCGTCGCCTATCATTTCGGCTTCGTCTACGGCGGCATTCTCTTCTTCTACAAGCCGACTTACGACGTGGAAAGCCGGAGGCTCTCTCCCGGCTCGACGCTGCTCGTGGAGCTGTTCAAGTGGTGCGAGGCGCGGGGGCTCGAGGAGTTCGACTTCACCCGAGGCGACGAGGCGTTCAAGGAACGCTTCGCCAACCACGTCGATCACAACGCCAGCTACGTATGGTACCGGAGTCGCTCGGCCTCCTGGCAGGATGCGCTCGCCGGGCGGAGCCTGCGAGCGGCGCGGCGTTTGCTGCGCCGGTCGCGTTAG
- a CDS encoding polysaccharide deacetylase family protein has protein sequence MNHFKRTAKSAAEGLGLYRLARQVNRQRAAILMYHGVTREEQSPDWAQVPLAAFEQQMGYLKEHYNVVPLRQLLGMLASGTVAPYTAAVTFDEGYRSTYELIHPVLQRLGIPATTYLTTEFVRSTPHDHRYIWTDYIAVLLESCGEPQLDLRPWGLPILDISTPERLYRARRLISLHLKALRSLDKDGVLKALEDRYGERVEHCRFARYHGLTWDEVQAMSQQGCIDFGAHTRSHPILSRIDMPRLEEEVLGSRDDIHSHLGRYVEDFAFPSGRREDISDEALALVRREFKSAATTVCRLNEADQDPYFLFRLGIGCDLGFSSFKALLSGLYSFGK, from the coding sequence GTGAATCACTTCAAGCGCACAGCGAAATCCGCGGCGGAAGGCTTGGGGCTGTACCGCCTCGCCCGCCAGGTGAACCGGCAGCGGGCCGCCATCCTCATGTACCACGGGGTGACGCGCGAGGAGCAGTCCCCCGACTGGGCGCAAGTGCCCCTGGCTGCTTTCGAGCAGCAGATGGGCTATCTGAAGGAACACTACAACGTGGTGCCGCTGCGCCAGCTCCTGGGGATGCTGGCCTCGGGCACGGTGGCGCCTTACACCGCCGCAGTCACCTTCGACGAGGGCTATCGCTCCACCTACGAGCTGATCCACCCCGTGCTGCAGCGCCTCGGCATCCCCGCCACCACGTACCTGACCACGGAATTCGTCCGCTCGACTCCCCACGACCACCGCTACATCTGGACCGACTACATCGCGGTGCTCTTGGAGTCGTGCGGCGAACCGCAGCTCGATCTGCGCCCGTGGGGCCTACCGATTCTGGATATCTCGACACCGGAACGGCTGTATCGGGCGCGCCGCCTCATCTCGCTCCACCTCAAGGCGCTGCGTTCGCTGGACAAGGATGGCGTTCTCAAGGCGCTGGAGGACCGCTACGGCGAACGCGTCGAGCATTGCCGCTTCGCCCGTTACCACGGCCTCACCTGGGACGAGGTGCAGGCGATGTCGCAGCAGGGATGCATCGATTTCGGGGCCCACACCCGCTCGCATCCGATCCTGAGCCGGATCGACATGCCGCGGCTCGAGGAGGAGGTCCTCGGCTCCCGGGACGACATCCACTCCCACCTCGGAAGGTACGTCGAGGACTTCGCCTTCCCCAGCGGCCGGCGCGAGGACATCAGCGACGAAGCGCTGGCGCTGGTGCGCCGCGAATTCAAGAGCGCCGCCACCACCGTCTGCCGGCTCAACGAGGCGGATCAGGATCCCTACTTCCTCTTCCGCCTCGGCATCGGCTGCGACCTGGGCTTCTCCAGCTTCAAAGCCCTGCTCTCCGGTCTGTACAGCTTCGGTAAGTGA
- a CDS encoding acyltransferase, whose protein sequence is MRYGAKRWIVWGMLAFTWPLGVPSRVAYRWWGSEAIFDFCAKLLSLVPGIPGQYARTSFYVQTLDCAHYDLAMAFGSFVSRPTARLGRRVVVGSYTIIGNATIEDGVLIASRVSVLSGKHQHGSSLEDGELRQEPEYAALRLGAESWIGEGAVVMASLGRHCIVSAGSVVTKPAPDRTVAIGNPARFLYPAVTDVAAPA, encoded by the coding sequence GTGCGCTACGGGGCGAAACGCTGGATCGTGTGGGGCATGCTCGCCTTCACCTGGCCCCTCGGGGTGCCGTCGCGCGTCGCCTACCGCTGGTGGGGCTCGGAAGCGATCTTCGACTTCTGCGCCAAGTTGCTGAGTCTCGTCCCGGGCATTCCCGGCCAGTACGCGCGCACTTCGTTCTACGTGCAGACGCTGGACTGCGCGCACTACGACCTGGCCATGGCTTTCGGCTCCTTCGTCTCCCGCCCCACTGCACGCCTGGGTCGGCGCGTGGTCGTCGGCAGCTACACCATCATCGGCAACGCCACCATCGAGGATGGCGTCCTCATCGCCAGCCGGGTCTCGGTGCTGAGCGGCAAGCATCAGCACGGTAGCTCCCTCGAGGACGGGGAGCTGCGGCAGGAACCGGAGTACGCCGCGCTGCGCCTCGGTGCCGAGAGCTGGATCGGTGAAGGCGCGGTGGTGATGGCCTCTCTCGGCCGCCATTGCATCGTCTCCGCCGGCAGCGTGGTGACGAAGCCGGCGCCGGATCGCACCGTCGCCATCGGCAATCCGGCGCGCTTCCTCTATCCTGCCGTCACCGACGTCGCGGCGCCGGCATGA